The Armatimonadota bacterium genome contains a region encoding:
- a CDS encoding HD domain-containing protein, with amino-acid sequence MAQETWVERLFELISYVSAAFLIFCLLVMVAIGTFVVRAVVRPITAIGTAIIKDEPHHLDNVVKRNDELSQLARVAIDFIDQRHELVHLNEDLEVRVGERTKELTEAYDSIILGWSRAMDSRDKETEGHTQRVAEMAVKIGRAMGLDEDAIQILYRGALLHDIGKIGIPDSILLKPGKLTDEEMEVMKSHTLLAYEMLKPVKFLEESLCIPLCHHEKFDGTGYPLGLSADQIPLLARIFAVADVWDALRSDRPYRRSWSEQKTREHIIQQSGTHFDPIVVDAYLRIEPIPHPSDDLWNQIERDAA; translated from the coding sequence ATGGCACAAGAAACATGGGTCGAGCGTCTTTTTGAACTGATTTCATACGTCTCAGCCGCGTTCTTGATCTTTTGCCTTTTGGTCATGGTTGCGATCGGAACGTTCGTGGTGCGGGCTGTCGTTCGTCCGATCACCGCCATCGGAACCGCGATCATTAAAGACGAGCCGCATCATCTCGACAACGTCGTCAAACGGAACGACGAATTGAGCCAACTTGCCCGGGTCGCGATCGACTTCATCGACCAACGGCATGAATTGGTCCATTTGAACGAAGACCTTGAAGTCCGCGTGGGCGAGCGAACGAAGGAACTCACCGAAGCATACGACTCGATCATTTTGGGTTGGTCGCGCGCGATGGATAGTCGAGACAAAGAGACCGAAGGCCACACACAGCGAGTTGCAGAGATGGCAGTCAAAATCGGCCGGGCGATGGGGCTTGACGAAGACGCTATCCAAATCCTGTACCGCGGCGCGCTACTCCACGATATCGGAAAAATCGGTATCCCAGACTCCATCTTGTTGAAGCCAGGCAAGCTCACCGACGAAGAAATGGAAGTGATGAAGAGCCACACGCTTCTGGCGTACGAGATGCTCAAGCCGGTCAAATTCCTCGAAGAGAGCCTTTGCATACCGCTTTGTCACCACGAAAAATTCGACGGGACAGGATATCCGCTGGGCCTGAGCGCGGACCAAATCCCTCTTCTCGCCAGGATTTTTGCAGTCGCTGATGTGTGGGACGCCCTGCGAAGTGACCGCCCGTATCGACGAAGCTGGTCCGAGCAAAAGACTCGCGAGCACATCATCCAGCAGTCAGGCACGCATTTCGATCCAATCGTGGTTGACGCCTATCTGCGCATAGAGCCAATCCCGCATCCGTCGGACGATCTATGGAATCAGATCGAACGTGACGCGGCTTAA